The following is a genomic window from Amycolatopsis acidiphila.
CGCACGCGTGCTCCCACGGGATGTTGTCGGCCACAGAACCCTTGATCGGCAACAGTTTCTCGCCCCGCGGCGCGTCCAGCCGCGGAATCGACTCCAGCAGTCCATGCGTATACGGATGCCGCGCCGCCGCGAACAAGGCGTGCCGCTCGGCCCGTTCCACCACCCGGCCGCCGTACATGACGTTGACCTCGTCGCACAGCCCGGCCACCACGCCGAGGTCGTGCGTGATCATGATCAGCGCCGTGCCGGTGTCGCGCACCAGTTCCGAGAGCAGCGCGAGGATCTGCGCCTGGATCGTCACGTCGAGCGCGGTGGTCGGCTCGTCCGCGATGAGCAGCCGCGGCTCGCACGCCAGCGCGATCGCGATCAGCGCGCGCTGGCGCATCCCGCCGGAAAGCTGGTGCGGGTACTCGGAGAGCCGTCGCATCGGGTCCGGGATGCCGACCCGGCCGAGCAGGTCCTTCGCCTCGCCGCGCGCCTGCTTGCGGTTCATCCCGCGGTGGCGTTCCAGCACCTCGGTGATCTGCAGGCCGATCGGGATGACCGGGTTCAGCGAGGACAGCGGGTCCTGGAACACCATGCCGAGGTCGCGGCCACGCTTGTCGCGCAGCTGCCTGTCCGTGCACGTCAGCAGGTCGGTGCCCTCGAAGCGCACCGAGCCGTGCACCTCCGCGCCACGCTTGGGCAGCAGTCCCATGATCGCCAGCGCGGTCACCGACTTGCCGCTGCCCGACTCGCCGACCAGGCCGACAGTTCGGCCCGGTTCGACGTCGAAGCTGACGCCGTCCACCGCGGTGAACGGGCGGACACCCTTGCGTTTGAAGGTGACCGTGAGGTCTCGAATCTCCAGCAGTGCCACTACTACCGCCTGTTCTTCGGGTCGAGCGCCTCGCGCAACGACTCGCCGAGCAGCGTGAAGCCCAGCGCCACGATGATGATCGCGATGGCCGGGTAGAACGCCAGCTCCGGCTTCACGTCCAGCAGCCCCTGCGACTTGCCCAGCATCAGGCCCCACTCCGCGCGGGTCCAGTCGGAGTCGCCGAGGCCGAGGAAGGACAGCGCCGCCGCGTCGATGATCGAGGTCGCGAGCGTCAGGGTGGCCTGCACGATCACCGGCCCGACCGAGTTCGGCAGCATGTGCCGGAACACGATCGTCCGGCGCCGCACGCCCAGCGCTGTGGCGGCGAGTACGTGGTCGCTGGAGCGCTGGGCCAGCATCGCGCCGCGCAGGAGGCGGGCGAAGATCGGCACGCTCACCACCGCGACCGCGATGATCACCGTCCACTGTGTACCGTGCGAGAACAGTGCGGCGATCGAGATGGCCAGCAGCAGCGAGGGAATCGCCAGCAG
Proteins encoded in this region:
- a CDS encoding ABC transporter permease, with product MTTNLLKRKKDRIDDLASSGGTSLAADAFKRMSRSPIAIVGAVITILFVLLAILSPFLAPKDPHIPYDALKNNLRPDSIPGPMPGFLLGSDQNGYDFFSRLLVGSQQTLIVGVAATLIGVAVGMLIGGLAGALGGWVDTLLMRFTDILLAIPSLLLAISIAALFSHGTQWTVIIAVAVVSVPIFARLLRGAMLAQRSSDHVLAATALGVRRRTIVFRHMLPNSVGPVIVQATLTLATSIIDAAALSFLGLGDSDWTRAEWGLMLGKSQGLLDVKPELAFYPAIAIIIVALGFTLLGESLREALDPKNRR
- a CDS encoding ABC transporter ATP-binding protein; translated protein: MALLEIRDLTVTFKRKGVRPFTAVDGVSFDVEPGRTVGLVGESGSGKSVTALAIMGLLPKRGAEVHGSVRFEGTDLLTCTDRQLRDKRGRDLGMVFQDPLSSLNPVIPIGLQITEVLERHRGMNRKQARGEAKDLLGRVGIPDPMRRLSEYPHQLSGGMRQRALIAIALACEPRLLIADEPTTALDVTIQAQILALLSELVRDTGTALIMITHDLGVVAGLCDEVNVMYGGRVVERAERHALFAAARHPYTHGLLESIPRLDAPRGEKLLPIKGSVADNIPWEHACAFAPRCPNALDRCREVTPELVADNGGMLRCHNPVGVSAMRQGVHR